One genomic window of Methanosarcina acetivorans C2A includes the following:
- a CDS encoding pro-sigmaK processing inhibitor BofA family protein: protein MVVGITEISVLILAVVAAVVLYKILKTATSLAINAVLGILTLIVAKFLLGLEIAITWVAVLICAIGGIFGALVIIVLNYLKLAFV from the coding sequence ATGGTAGTTGGAATTACCGAAATTTCAGTATTGATTCTGGCAGTTGTGGCGGCAGTTGTGCTGTACAAAATCCTCAAGACTGCCACCAGCCTTGCAATAAATGCAGTGCTTGGGATCTTAACCCTGATCGTAGCAAAATTTTTGCTGGGACTTGAAATTGCAATCACGTGGGTAGCAGTTCTGATCTGTGCAATAGGAGGAATCTTCGGAGCCCTTGTAATAATCGTGCTCAATTACCTTAAGTTAGCCTTTGTATGA
- a CDS encoding nucleoside 2-deoxyribosyltransferase, whose protein sequence is MEEKNRVGKKEDRIMGINNGTGQQHPKIFLSGSIRGGRQLLEIYRLMYDSLEEAGADVLSWHVADPGLEENESKMTEQEIYARDIGLLTKSDALIAEVTVPSIGVGYEICRALVRKIPVLCLHRPEAAVSAMVLGNPDPSLEVRTYSDKVALKEIIVEFALAL, encoded by the coding sequence ATGGAAGAAAAGAATAGAGTAGGAAAGAAGGAGGACAGGATAATGGGAATAAATAACGGCACAGGACAGCAGCACCCGAAAATATTCCTTTCAGGCTCGATCCGGGGAGGGAGGCAGCTTCTTGAGATATATCGGTTAATGTACGACTCCCTCGAAGAAGCAGGAGCTGATGTACTCAGCTGGCATGTTGCAGACCCCGGGCTCGAAGAAAACGAATCGAAAATGACCGAACAGGAGATCTATGCCAGAGATATCGGTTTACTTACAAAAAGCGATGCCCTGATTGCAGAAGTGACAGTACCGTCCATAGGTGTGGGCTATGAAATCTGCAGGGCGCTCGTCCGGAAAATTCCCGTGCTCTGCCTGCACAGGCCTGAGGCAGCAGTTTCTGCAATGGTGCTCGGGAACCCTGACCCTTCGCTGGAGGTAAGGACTTATTCAGACAAGGTTGCACTTAAGGAAATTATTGTTGAATTTGCCCTGGCTCTTTAA
- a CDS encoding DUF3656 domain-containing U32 family peptidase produces the protein MKPAKPELLAPAGGMEALKAAVENGADAVYIGARAFSARGYASNFSEEELEQAIDYAHLRGVKIYVTVNTLLKEGEVESALILLSRLRETGADAIIIQDPGLIALSRKYLPDLPLHASTQMTLHNSEGVAFAKDLGIERVVLSRETSLEEIRKIKEKSDMEIEVFVHGALCISYSGQCLLSSLIGGRSGNRGYCAQPCRKKYRLYCAGKQVKTGGSYLLSPRDLNTASYLGALIEAGIESFKIEGRMKRPEYVAGVVRIYRRLIDRYFKNPARYFVSEEEQETLTQLFNRGFTSGYFFENPRGKLMSRENPHNRGIPAGKIVSYDRRTKRIRVKLSNTLRPGDGIMVENAETRPEDKGKIISSMYTEKGPVYSAGKGEVVEIPFDSRAPSGSTVYRTHDKKLMDSLKKESESGTLRPKIPVSLTATLTPGKPARLGIKDSDSNVVTVESEYLVEEAEKLPTSKAQIEKQLTKLGNTLFEASELNVNVEGDIFIPVGKLNELRTKAVLQLENLRVSKWKRKPLENLQLPAPGEKKTEGIKGIEGTKAQKLAKKPLLSVSVYSPEGLEGAIAGGADCVYFGEGLFRKPKATEGEKASNKEGLSGGKPDSIFENAVMKSRAAGRKIYFNTPKIVKDSGMEQVEELFSRAEKFGADGVLVSNLGTFNLAKEKKVPCIAGSPLNIYNGYTFALLLQNWAEMAVLSPELTLEELKEVATYGPAECIVHGRLELMESEHCLVGGLLGKAGSKCSAPCASGNFTLVDEKKYEFPLLMDYQCRTHLLNSRSLCMLEYIPLLVESGVASLRIETLGMDSAEEIRRVTAEYRKAIDAFCETGEKIKEKCESLGKGFTAGHYFRGVQ, from the coding sequence ATGAAACCTGCAAAACCTGAACTGCTGGCACCGGCTGGCGGCATGGAAGCCCTGAAGGCAGCTGTGGAAAACGGAGCTGACGCTGTATATATAGGAGCCAGGGCTTTTAGCGCCCGGGGATATGCATCTAATTTTTCAGAGGAAGAGCTTGAACAAGCTATTGATTATGCCCATCTCAGGGGCGTAAAAATATACGTAACCGTAAACACCCTGCTCAAGGAAGGGGAAGTTGAAAGTGCACTTATACTGCTTTCCCGGCTAAGAGAAACGGGAGCAGACGCGATTATCATTCAGGACCCGGGACTTATTGCCCTTTCCAGAAAATACCTGCCTGACCTTCCTCTCCATGCAAGCACGCAGATGACCCTGCACAATAGTGAAGGAGTTGCTTTTGCAAAGGATCTGGGAATCGAAAGGGTCGTACTCTCAAGGGAAACTTCGCTTGAAGAGATCAGAAAGATAAAAGAAAAAAGTGATATGGAGATAGAGGTTTTTGTACACGGAGCCCTCTGCATTTCCTATTCGGGCCAGTGCCTCCTGAGCAGTCTTATAGGGGGGAGGAGCGGGAACAGGGGATACTGCGCCCAGCCGTGCCGCAAAAAGTACAGGTTGTACTGTGCAGGCAAGCAGGTTAAAACAGGCGGTAGTTACCTTTTAAGTCCCAGGGACCTTAACACGGCTTCATACCTCGGAGCCCTCATTGAAGCCGGGATAGAATCCTTCAAAATAGAAGGCAGGATGAAAAGACCTGAGTATGTTGCAGGAGTTGTAAGGATCTACCGCCGCCTGATTGACAGGTACTTTAAAAACCCTGCCAGGTATTTTGTATCCGAAGAGGAGCAGGAGACTCTTACCCAGCTTTTTAACCGCGGTTTTACCTCAGGCTACTTTTTCGAAAACCCACGTGGAAAACTCATGAGCCGGGAAAACCCCCACAACCGCGGGATTCCTGCAGGCAAGATCGTCAGCTATGACCGGCGCACAAAGCGAATCCGTGTAAAACTCTCAAACACCCTCCGCCCGGGAGACGGGATAATGGTCGAAAACGCCGAGACCAGACCGGAAGATAAGGGAAAAATCATCTCTTCGATGTATACTGAAAAAGGCCCCGTATACAGCGCAGGGAAAGGGGAAGTCGTGGAAATCCCCTTTGATTCAAGGGCGCCCTCAGGAAGCACGGTCTACAGGACTCATGACAAGAAGCTTATGGATTCCCTGAAAAAAGAAAGCGAATCAGGAACCCTGAGGCCAAAGATCCCTGTATCCCTCACAGCAACCCTTACCCCCGGAAAACCTGCCCGGCTCGGGATAAAAGACAGCGATTCAAATGTAGTTACTGTGGAATCCGAATATCTTGTTGAGGAAGCAGAAAAGCTCCCGACCTCAAAAGCCCAGATCGAAAAACAGCTCACCAAGCTTGGAAACACTCTATTTGAGGCATCCGAACTTAATGTAAATGTTGAAGGGGACATCTTTATTCCCGTAGGAAAGCTGAACGAGCTGAGGACAAAAGCGGTTCTGCAGCTTGAAAACCTGCGTGTCTCAAAGTGGAAGCGGAAGCCTCTCGAGAATCTGCAGCTCCCTGCCCCCGGAGAAAAAAAGACAGAAGGAATAAAGGGAATAGAGGGAACAAAAGCTCAAAAACTTGCAAAAAAGCCCTTACTTTCGGTTTCCGTATATTCCCCCGAGGGGTTGGAAGGAGCAATTGCAGGAGGAGCTGATTGTGTATATTTCGGAGAAGGGCTTTTCAGGAAGCCAAAAGCAACCGAAGGAGAGAAAGCCTCCAATAAAGAGGGGCTTTCCGGCGGAAAGCCGGACTCTATTTTTGAGAACGCAGTCATGAAATCCAGGGCTGCAGGCAGAAAAATCTATTTTAATACTCCAAAAATCGTTAAGGATTCCGGGATGGAACAGGTAGAAGAACTTTTTTCCCGTGCGGAAAAGTTCGGAGCTGACGGAGTCCTTGTTTCAAATCTAGGGACGTTTAACCTTGCAAAAGAAAAAAAGGTTCCGTGTATTGCAGGCAGTCCCCTGAATATCTATAACGGTTACACCTTTGCCCTCCTTTTGCAGAACTGGGCAGAAATGGCGGTACTGTCTCCCGAACTAACGCTTGAAGAGCTAAAAGAAGTAGCGACTTACGGACCTGCCGAATGCATCGTCCACGGCCGCCTCGAACTGATGGAATCCGAGCACTGCCTGGTAGGTGGGCTGCTAGGGAAAGCAGGAAGCAAATGCAGTGCGCCCTGTGCCTCAGGAAACTTTACTCTGGTAGATGAAAAGAAATATGAATTTCCTCTCCTCATGGACTACCAGTGCCGGACTCACCTTTTGAACTCAAGGTCCCTCTGCATGCTCGAATATATCCCCTTACTTGTCGAAAGCGGAGTTGCAAGCCTGAGGATTGAAACGCTCGGGATGGACAGCGCAGAAGAAATCAGGCGAGTTACAGCAGAGTACAGAAAGGCAATTGATGCGTTTTGCGAGACCGGAGAGAAGATAAAGGAAAAATGTGAGAGTCTCGGAAAAGGTTTTACCGCGGGGCATTACTTCAGAGGCGTGCAATAA
- a CDS encoding MazG nucleotide pyrophosphohydrolase domain-containing protein, whose translation MEISKFQKLMYELYAHNDKRRGGKATMLWLVEEVGELAEAIRREEPENIEEELADCFAWIGALANLYGIDLEEAFLKKYPGVCPTCSQKPCICTD comes from the coding sequence ATGGAGATTTCCAAGTTTCAGAAGCTTATGTATGAACTCTACGCCCATAACGACAAAAGGCGAGGTGGGAAGGCTACCATGCTCTGGCTGGTTGAAGAAGTAGGAGAACTTGCCGAAGCTATTCGCAGAGAAGAACCCGAAAATATAGAAGAAGAACTTGCGGACTGTTTTGCCTGGATAGGAGCTCTTGCCAACCTTTACGGAATTGACCTTGAAGAAGCCTTTCTTAAAAAATACCCTGGAGTTTGCCCTACCTGCAGTCAAAAACCCTGCATTTGCACTGACTGA
- the hisF gene encoding imidazole glycerol phosphate synthase subunit HisF, whose translation MLTKRIIPCLDVTLDRAGGCVVKGVEFVDLKEAGDPVELAKRYNEDGADELVFLDITASAHGRETMIDVIERTADEVFIPLTVGGGISSIDAIRQILRAGADKVSVNTSAVKNPDFIKESSDIFGAQCIVTAIDCRRNTDIKNNPDKTVLELEDGTPAWYEVVIYGGREATGIDAVQWAKKAEELGSGEILLTSMDRDGTCAGYDLPITRKLSEELDIPIIASGGVGNPQHIYEGFSEGKADAALAASIFHFSEYSIWEVKEYLREREIPVRL comes from the coding sequence ATGCTCACCAAAAGAATAATACCATGCCTTGATGTGACCCTTGACAGGGCAGGCGGCTGTGTAGTCAAGGGTGTGGAGTTTGTGGACCTGAAAGAGGCCGGAGACCCTGTGGAGCTCGCCAAGCGTTATAATGAAGACGGCGCAGATGAACTTGTTTTCCTGGATATCACAGCTTCAGCCCACGGAAGGGAAACAATGATCGATGTAATCGAAAGGACTGCAGATGAGGTTTTCATTCCCCTCACAGTGGGAGGCGGGATCAGTTCGATCGACGCAATCCGCCAGATCCTCAGGGCAGGCGCGGATAAGGTTTCGGTCAATACCTCGGCAGTAAAGAATCCTGATTTTATCAAAGAGTCTTCGGATATATTCGGGGCCCAGTGTATCGTTACTGCGATTGACTGCAGGCGAAATACCGATATAAAGAATAATCCCGACAAAACCGTCCTGGAACTTGAAGACGGGACCCCGGCCTGGTACGAAGTGGTAATTTACGGAGGCAGGGAAGCGACAGGGATTGATGCCGTGCAGTGGGCAAAAAAAGCTGAAGAACTGGGGTCCGGCGAAATCCTCCTTACAAGCATGGATCGGGACGGGACCTGTGCTGGCTACGACCTACCGATTACAAGAAAGCTCTCCGAAGAGCTCGACATTCCCATCATCGCCTCCGGAGGAGTAGGGAACCCGCAGCACATCTACGAAGGATTTTCCGAAGGAAAAGCCGATGCAGCCCTTGCAGCAAGCATTTTCCACTTCAGTGAATATTCGATATGGGAAGTTAAAGAATACCTGAGAGAGCGGGAAATCCCTGTAAGGCTCTGA
- a CDS encoding bifunctional nuclease family protein, with the protein MDIDDYEDFEEIYVKDVYIVDVFSDPTPVVLLENLKGEMLPIYIGHLEALSIGNVIKNISPPRPMAHDLMVNIFDRLEIKIEGVMIDDKVDKVYYARLLVRKDNNIMQFDARPSDCIALALRVGAPIRIRKKVLECSEIEMSRLEGARVMNIFG; encoded by the coding sequence ATGGACATCGATGACTACGAAGATTTTGAAGAAATTTATGTTAAGGATGTCTATATAGTCGATGTTTTCAGTGACCCGACCCCTGTTGTACTTTTAGAGAATTTGAAAGGTGAGATGCTTCCCATATATATAGGACATCTGGAAGCCCTTTCAATAGGAAATGTGATTAAAAATATCTCTCCTCCTCGCCCGATGGCCCATGATCTCATGGTCAATATTTTCGACCGCCTGGAAATAAAGATTGAGGGCGTAATGATCGATGACAAGGTAGACAAAGTCTATTATGCCCGCCTCCTGGTCAGAAAGGACAATAACATAATGCAGTTTGATGCCAGACCAAGCGACTGTATCGCTCTTGCCCTCAGAGTGGGAGCCCCCATAAGGATCAGAAAGAAAGTGCTGGAATGTTCCGAAATAGAAATGTCGAGACTTGAAGGCGCCCGTGTAATGAATATTTTTGGCTGA
- a CDS encoding protein-L-isoaspartate O-methyltransferase: MVLVNAISEKDYIKDSRRRKKEEKEFEKLRKLLVEGLEDIVRDKKVLKAMFRVPRHRFVPEYEQRAAYTDRPLEIGHGQTISTPHTVALMCEILELSEGHKVLEIGTGSGYNAAVMAELVGKTGHIYSVERIEPLVNFARKNLEQMGYDNVTVLLENGSMGYPRYAPYDRIAVTCAAPTIPKALLEQLKPGGIMVIPVGDYSQELIRVKKDSNGNIYKKRKGEVIFVPMLGRHGFPRS; encoded by the coding sequence ATTGTTCTGGTCAACGCGATTTCCGAAAAGGACTATATCAAGGATAGCAGGAGAAGAAAAAAAGAAGAAAAAGAATTCGAAAAGCTTCGCAAGCTCCTTGTAGAAGGGCTTGAAGATATCGTACGGGATAAAAAAGTGCTCAAGGCCATGTTCCGTGTTCCCAGACACAGGTTTGTTCCGGAATATGAGCAAAGGGCAGCTTATACGGACAGACCTCTAGAAATCGGTCATGGGCAAACAATATCCACCCCTCATACGGTTGCGCTTATGTGTGAAATCCTGGAGCTGTCTGAAGGGCATAAAGTCCTGGAAATTGGAACCGGGTCCGGATATAACGCTGCAGTAATGGCAGAGCTCGTAGGAAAAACCGGACATATATACAGTGTGGAACGCATAGAACCTCTTGTAAATTTTGCAAGAAAGAACCTGGAGCAAATGGGGTACGATAATGTTACAGTATTACTTGAGAATGGGTCAATGGGTTATCCCAGATATGCACCTTATGACAGGATCGCTGTAACATGCGCGGCCCCCACCATCCCCAAGGCTCTGTTGGAACAGTTAAAGCCTGGAGGAATAATGGTAATTCCTGTAGGAGATTATTCCCAGGAACTTATCAGGGTTAAAAAAGATAGCAATGGCAACATATATAAGAAAAGAAAAGGTGAAGTTATCTTCGTGCCTATGCTTGGAAGACATGGCTTCCCAAGAAGTTGA
- a CDS encoding protein-L-isoaspartate O-methyltransferase, protein MPERKEKGQVSVGAAEDRGKKGHSEKKDKRKQEENQEELHQLEEMRERLIRRIGIHGADEKVLKAMLRVPRHLFVPEYAKKGAYIDTPLEIGFGQTISAPHMVAIMCDLLELSEGLKVLEIGAGSGYNAAVMGELVGKSGHVYTVERIEPLVDFARENLKKAGYENVTVLLDDGSMGYSKCAPYDRIVVTCAAPDIPEPLLEQLKPGGIMIIPVGDYIQELVRIKKDPEGKIHEEKRGGVVFVPLIGKYGF, encoded by the coding sequence TTGCCAGAAAGAAAAGAGAAGGGTCAGGTCAGCGTGGGAGCAGCAGAGGACCGTGGTAAAAAAGGCCACAGCGAAAAAAAGGACAAAAGAAAACAGGAAGAAAACCAGGAAGAACTGCATCAACTCGAAGAGATGCGAGAGCGTCTCATAAGAAGAATTGGAATCCACGGAGCGGATGAAAAAGTCCTCAAAGCCATGCTCAGGGTCCCCAGGCATTTATTTGTCCCGGAATACGCGAAAAAAGGGGCTTATATTGATACACCCCTTGAGATCGGCTTCGGGCAAACTATCTCTGCCCCTCATATGGTTGCTATCATGTGTGATCTCCTTGAGCTTTCGGAAGGGCTAAAAGTCCTGGAAATTGGGGCAGGGTCAGGTTATAACGCAGCAGTAATGGGGGAGTTGGTAGGAAAAAGCGGGCATGTTTATACTGTTGAACGCATCGAGCCCCTTGTGGATTTTGCCAGGGAGAACCTGAAAAAAGCGGGCTATGAAAACGTTACAGTGCTGCTTGATGACGGGTCCATGGGCTACTCCAAATGTGCTCCCTATGACAGGATAGTTGTAACATGCGCAGCTCCCGATATTCCCGAGCCTCTGCTGGAGCAGTTGAAACCCGGAGGAATAATGATAATTCCCGTGGGGGACTATATCCAGGAACTGGTCAGAATTAAGAAAGATCCTGAAGGCAAGATACACGAAGAAAAAAGAGGGGGAGTTGTTTTCGTACCTTTGATAGGCAAATACGGGTTTTAA
- a CDS encoding HVO_0476 family zinc finger protein, with translation MIREIEIECPSCSPQEEVTHEVLKEGQSPLVRCMECGQVHPAKMKTPKNVRLKVIVSKMDVSNTFKTELDSETVLQVDDELVVDDEESGIVCPILITSLEAGGKRVNAGKAEEIETVWGRAIDEVTVKFSAQEGTEKTEVIEKRVPGDYEFVVGAEEKVGNTRLFISKIKVRDGNFRSRKGDVVLAKYVKRIFARKKREGSGQRGSSRGPW, from the coding sequence ATGATAAGAGAAATTGAGATTGAGTGCCCTTCCTGTTCCCCGCAAGAGGAAGTCACGCATGAAGTTTTGAAAGAAGGACAGAGTCCCCTTGTCCGCTGTATGGAATGCGGTCAGGTGCATCCTGCAAAGATGAAAACCCCGAAAAATGTCAGATTAAAGGTCATCGTCAGCAAGATGGACGTCTCAAATACCTTCAAAACCGAGCTAGACTCCGAGACTGTACTTCAGGTGGATGATGAGCTGGTTGTTGATGACGAAGAAAGCGGAATAGTATGTCCCATTCTGATCACCTCCCTTGAAGCCGGAGGAAAAAGGGTCAATGCAGGAAAGGCAGAAGAAATCGAAACTGTGTGGGGCAGGGCAATTGACGAAGTAACGGTAAAATTCTCCGCACAGGAAGGAACTGAAAAAACGGAAGTAATAGAAAAACGCGTTCCCGGGGACTATGAATTTGTAGTGGGAGCGGAAGAAAAAGTTGGGAACACCAGGCTTTTCATTAGCAAAATCAAGGTCCGGGACGGGAATTTCAGATCAAGAAAAGGGGACGTTGTACTTGCAAAATATGTAAAACGCATATTTGCCAGAAAGAAAAGAGAAGGGTCAGGTCAGCGTGGGAGCAGCAGAGGACCGTGGTAA
- a CDS encoding HVO_0476 family zinc finger protein yields the protein MTQHINIECPSCSPEEKVSHELIKFGISPMVHCLNCGLVYTASGLKTPDKISVRVYVNRIERPFTRWVKLNAGELLHKDEEIVLDSGRNSDGNQYIITSLQVGVRRVPSALAEELDTIWARPLDEIAFAKRRKGRQKHPAALENMIGVPTPSEAFDIVQET from the coding sequence ATGACACAACATATCAATATCGAATGCCCCTCCTGTTCACCGGAGGAAAAAGTTTCTCACGAACTGATAAAATTCGGAATAAGCCCTATGGTACACTGTCTTAATTGCGGACTTGTCTACACTGCCTCAGGACTGAAAACCCCTGACAAAATAAGCGTAAGAGTTTATGTAAACAGGATCGAGCGACCCTTCACCCGTTGGGTAAAACTGAATGCAGGAGAACTTCTTCACAAAGATGAGGAAATAGTTCTGGATTCAGGAAGAAACAGTGATGGAAACCAGTATATTATAACCTCGCTCCAGGTAGGAGTCAGGCGCGTGCCTTCTGCCCTCGCAGAGGAACTGGACACAATCTGGGCAAGACCTCTTGACGAAATAGCTTTCGCAAAGAGAAGGAAAGGGAGACAAAAACACCCCGCAGCTCTGGAAAATATGATCGGAGTTCCCACCCCTTCAGAAGCCTTCGACATAGTACAGGAAACATAA
- a CDS encoding winged helix-turn-helix domain-containing protein/riboflavin kinase, with protein sequence MRLKIKAIWVPTVPDIEYLKKLALRGAVNKTVKVSSSEFHKHTGDSSKTAARKLKQMEEERLIERKIVPGGQLIKMTEKGIEILKNEYIEYSRIFSSEPDVLELEGNVLKGLGEGQYYINIPGYRNQFEEKLNFVPFPGTLNVQLSESSSALRNRLKEMPAVRIDGFNDGERTFGGGNCYPIKVEGIEAAVVVPDRTHYPADLIEIIAPVKLRDALKLKDGDRIVTRVKKQGMEGQK encoded by the coding sequence ATGCGTCTCAAAATTAAGGCAATATGGGTGCCGACAGTGCCGGACATTGAATACCTGAAGAAACTTGCCCTCAGAGGGGCAGTAAACAAAACTGTTAAGGTCTCTTCGAGTGAGTTTCACAAGCATACGGGGGACAGCTCTAAAACCGCAGCAAGAAAGCTAAAACAGATGGAAGAAGAGCGTTTAATTGAAAGAAAGATAGTTCCCGGTGGCCAGTTGATAAAAATGACAGAAAAAGGGATTGAAATCCTGAAGAACGAATATATCGAATACAGCAGAATCTTTTCCTCAGAGCCCGATGTTCTGGAGCTCGAAGGAAATGTGCTTAAAGGCCTTGGTGAAGGCCAGTACTATATAAATATCCCCGGATACAGGAATCAATTTGAAGAAAAACTGAATTTTGTGCCTTTTCCGGGTACTCTGAACGTGCAGCTTTCGGAAAGCAGCTCGGCTCTTCGAAACAGGCTTAAAGAAATGCCTGCTGTCCGAATAGACGGTTTTAATGACGGAGAACGCACTTTCGGAGGTGGGAATTGTTATCCTATCAAAGTAGAGGGGATCGAAGCTGCTGTGGTCGTTCCTGACAGGACACATTACCCCGCGGATTTGATTGAGATTATTGCACCGGTCAAACTCAGGGATGCCCTGAAATTGAAAGATGGAGACAGAATTGTGACAAGGGTAAAAAAACAGGGTATGGAGGGACAGAAGTGA
- the ribB gene encoding 3,4-dihydroxy-2-butanone-4-phosphate synthase, with protein sequence MNESTVYECLKYGNENINRALEVLRAGKMIQIYDSDSREGETDLVIPAKAVTYKDVKWMRKDAGGLICVAVDPVASKQLKLPFMADLVREASRTSESLGEVVEKDGDLKYDSHSSFSIWVNHRDTRTGIPDLERALTIRKIGEITEKSLSGNGIRFGNEFRTPGHVALLRAAEGLLDERMGQTELSVALARMAGITPAMVVCEMLDDESGRALSKENSKDYGKDHGLVFLEGQEILEAYMLWTGSEC encoded by the coding sequence GTGAACGAAAGCACGGTATATGAATGCCTGAAGTACGGGAATGAAAACATTAACAGGGCACTGGAAGTTCTGCGTGCCGGAAAAATGATCCAGATCTATGATTCGGACTCCAGAGAAGGGGAAACTGATCTTGTGATCCCTGCAAAGGCTGTCACTTATAAGGACGTGAAGTGGATGCGGAAAGACGCAGGCGGACTTATCTGTGTGGCAGTGGATCCTGTTGCCTCAAAACAGCTCAAGTTGCCTTTTATGGCAGACCTTGTCCGGGAAGCCAGCAGAACCAGCGAATCCCTTGGAGAAGTTGTTGAAAAAGACGGGGACCTTAAGTACGATTCTCATTCCTCCTTTTCCATCTGGGTCAACCACAGGGACACAAGGACCGGAATTCCTGACCTTGAAAGAGCCCTTACAATCAGGAAAATAGGTGAAATCACCGAAAAATCCCTTTCTGGAAACGGAATCCGTTTTGGAAATGAATTCAGGACGCCGGGGCATGTGGCTCTCCTCCGGGCTGCCGAGGGGCTCCTCGATGAACGTATGGGCCAGACCGAACTTTCAGTTGCCCTCGCCCGAATGGCAGGAATTACCCCTGCAATGGTAGTCTGTGAAATGCTGGATGACGAGAGTGGGAGAGCTCTTTCAAAAGAAAATTCAAAAGATTACGGTAAAGATCACGGGCTTGTCTTCCTTGAAGGGCAGGAAATCCTGGAAGCTTATATGCTGTGGACAGGTTCAGAGTGCTGA
- a CDS encoding cation diffusion facilitator family transporter — protein MIHRYKKIQQVLVLVLFLNLAVAFAKIIYGTFTGTLSMTADGYHSLFDGVSNIVGLVGIYISSRPPDRDHPYGHQKYETFASIFIAILLLFVGFEIFQNALNRFLVRSTPKVTTLSFVIMLGTMGINYLVTRYEYLKGVALRSQVLIADSMHTKSDIYVSLSVIASLVAIKSGFPLLDPLIALLISFLIFRAGFRIMKESSRVLLDMSRLEEEEICSLVLGVEGVLGCHKIRTRGGMGDIRIDMHVLVRPDMPLEDAHLIAHRVSKMLKAEYKDVSDVVVHLEPASPQGSNSKKTS, from the coding sequence ATGATCCATAGGTACAAAAAAATTCAACAAGTTCTTGTTCTTGTACTTTTCCTGAACCTTGCCGTAGCTTTTGCTAAGATCATCTACGGAACCTTTACCGGCACCCTGAGCATGACTGCGGATGGATACCATTCTCTTTTTGACGGGGTTTCCAATATTGTGGGGCTTGTGGGAATTTATATCTCATCCCGTCCTCCTGATAGGGATCATCCTTACGGCCACCAGAAGTACGAGACATTTGCTTCTATTTTTATAGCTATCCTGCTCCTTTTTGTCGGTTTTGAGATTTTCCAGAATGCTTTGAACCGTTTTCTTGTAAGGAGCACCCCCAAGGTGACAACCCTGAGCTTTGTCATTATGCTCGGGACAATGGGCATAAACTACCTTGTCACCCGCTACGAATACCTGAAGGGCGTAGCCCTGAGAAGCCAGGTCCTTATTGCGGACTCCATGCATACTAAAAGTGATATCTATGTTTCTCTCTCGGTTATCGCAAGCCTGGTTGCTATAAAGTCCGGTTTTCCTCTTCTGGACCCGCTAATTGCTCTTCTCATATCGTTCCTTATCTTCAGGGCCGGGTTCAGGATTATGAAGGAGAGCTCAAGAGTCCTCCTCGATATGTCCAGGCTTGAGGAAGAAGAGATATGCAGCCTTGTCCTGGGAGTTGAGGGAGTTCTGGGCTGCCATAAGATCCGGACTCGCGGAGGCATGGGTGATATCCGGATAGACATGCACGTGCTTGTGCGGCCTGATATGCCGCTTGAAGACGCACACCTTATAGCGCACAGGGTTAGCAAAATGTTGAAGGCTGAATACAAAGACGTTTCCGATGTAGTTGTGCATCTGGAACCTGCCTCACCCCAAGGATCAAATAGCAAAAAAACCAGTTAA